Proteins encoded within one genomic window of Bos indicus isolate NIAB-ARS_2022 breed Sahiwal x Tharparkar chromosome 23, NIAB-ARS_B.indTharparkar_mat_pri_1.0, whole genome shotgun sequence:
- the LOC109576807 gene encoding olfactory receptor 2J3-like, translating into MYFLPQSVCKGLTMRGRTFSLYDSSGIERIRKMKEKNASSGYFVLLGFSNWPHLELVLFVVVLMFYLMTLIGNLFIIFLSYLDSHLHTPMYFFLSNLSFLDLCYTTSSIPQLLFNLQGPEKTISYAGCMIQLYFVLALGTAECVLLVVMSYDRYAAVCRPLHYTVLMHPRFCHLLAVASWVSGFTASALHSSFTFWVPLCGHRQVDHFFCEVPALLRLSCVDTHANELTLMVMSFIFVIIPLILILSSYGAIAQTVLRMQSTTGLQKVFGTCGAHLMVVSLFFIPIMCIYLQPPSGNSQDQGKFIALFYTVVTPSLNPLIYTLRNKDVKGAVKRLMGWGREM; encoded by the coding sequence ATGTATTTTCTCCCTCAATCAGTTTGCAAGGGTTTGACAATGAGGGGGCGGACTTTCAGTTTATATGATTCTTCAGGTattgaaagaataagaaagatgaaggaaaaaaatgcaagttcTGGTTACTTTGTTCTGCTGGGTTTTTCTAACTGGCCTCATCTTGAGTTAGTTCTCTTTGTGGTTGTCTTGATGTTCTACCTGATGACACTGATAGGTAACCTGTTCATCATTTTCTTGTCATATCTGGATTCCCATCTCCACACTcctatgtacttcttcctctcaaaCCTCTCTTTTCTGGATCTCTGCTACACCACGAGTTCCATCCCCCAGTTGCTGTTCAACCTCCAGGGGCCAGAGAAAACCATCTCTTATGCTGGTTGCATGATTCAACTTTATTTTGTCCTTGCACTGGGAACTGCTGAATGTGTGCTGTTGGTGGTGATGTCCTATGACCGTTATGCAGCTGTGTGTAGACCCCTGCATTACACTGTCCTCATGCACCCTCGTTTCTGCCATCTGTTGGCTGTGGCTTCTTGGGTAAGTGGCTTTACCGCCTCAGCACTTCATTCCTCATTTACCTTCTGGGTACCCCTGTGTGGACATCGCCAAGTGGACCATTTCTTCTGTGAAGTTCCAGCATTGCTTCGACTGTCATGTGTTGATACTCATGCTAATGAGCTGACCCTTATGGTCATGAGCTTTATTTTTGTGATCATACCACTTATTCTTATTCTCAGCTCCTATGGTGCCATTGCTCAGACTGTGCTGAGGATGCAGTCAACAACTGGACTTCAGAAAGTCTTTGGGACGTGTGGAGCTCATCTTATGGTTGTATCCctctttttcattccaatcatgTGCATATATCTACAGCCACCATCAGGAAATTCTCAAGATCAGGGCAAGTTCATTGCCCTCTTTTATACTGTTGTCACACCTAGCCTCAACCCTCTAATCTACACTCTCAGAAACAAAGATGTAAAAGGGGCAGTTAAAAGATTAATGGGCTGGGGTAGGGAGATGTGA